The following nucleotide sequence is from Acidobacteriota bacterium.
CGCCGGAAAGACCACCCTGCTCAACGTGGTTTCGGGATACATTCCAGAAGGCGAGCGCATCGTCACCATCGAGGACGCCGCCGAACTGCAACTGCACCAGAGCCACGTGGTGCGCCTGGAGACGCGTCCTCCCAACATCGAGGGCAAGGGAGCCGTGCGCCAGCGCGAACTGGTCATCAACGCCCTGCGCATGAGGCCCGACCGCATCATCGTGGGCGAGGTGCGCGGAGCTGAAGCGGTGGACATGCTGCAGGCCATGAACACCGGTCATGAAGGCTCGCTGACCACCATCCACGCCAACAGCCCCCGCGACGCGCTCAGCCGGCTGGAAACCATGGTTTCCATGGCCAACCTCAACATTCCCGACCGCGTCATCCGCCAGCAGATTGCCTCGGCTCTCGACCTGGTCATTCAAGTGGCCCGCCTGACCGACGGCACCCGGCGCATCGTCAGCATTTCAGAAATCACCGGCATGGAAGGGCAAGTAGTCACCATGCAGGAGATCTTCGCCTTCAAGCGCCAGGGCATCGACGAAGAGGGCAACGTTCTTGGAAGGTTCGGGGCCACGGGGATCCGTCCCAAGTTTACGGAAAGGCTGGATCAAGCCGGAGTCAGCCTGCCCAAGGAAATGTTCCTGAGCGGCTTGGCCGGGGCCAAGGAGAAGTGGCGATGATCATCGAATGGATCGCTCTGGGACTGATATTCCTTTCCGTCTTTTGGCTCGTTCTGACGGTCACCCGGGTGGTCGCCGAATGGCCCGCCCGGCGCCGCCTGGAACAACGCCTGACCGGGATGCGCGAGGAGCTGGGCGACAGTACTCAGGAGGCCGTGGAGGCATTGCTGCGCCGGCAGGACAATGCCGGCTTTATCGGCAAGATTGCGGGCTTGGCCGAACTGCGGGAGAAGACCAGCCTCTACGTTCAACAGGCGGGACTCGACATCAGGCCCTCGAATCTGTTTGGACTTTCGATTCTCTGCGGCTTGGCCGCCGCCGTTTTGATGCTCATCCTGCCCGTGCCGACCTTTGTGGCTCCTATAGTGGCGGTGGGGGCCTGCGCGGTTCCCTTCGTCTACGTCTCGGTTCGAAGGAGCAAGCGCTTCCGCGCCTTTGAGGAGACCTTCCCGGAAGCCATTGCCATGCTCTCGCGGGCAGTGCGGGCCGGCTACGCGTTCTCCGCCGCTTTGCGCCTGATCGCGACCGAGATGCCCGACCCTCTTGCCAAAGAATTCCGCACCACTTTCGAGCAGCAGAATCTGGGCATGCCGCTGGACGAAGCACTAGGGAACCTGCAACGCAGGGTGCCCTTGCCCGACGTGGCCATCTTCACGACTCTGCTGTGCATCCAGTTGGAGACGGGGGGCAACCTGGCCGAGATGCTCGACAACCTGGCCAATGTCATGCGGGAGCGCTTCAAGCTGCTGCGTCAGGTGCAGGTCTTCACGGCCGAAGGAAGGATGTCGATGTACATCCTGTGCGCCCTGCCTCCGGTGGCGGCGGTGCTCTTTTCCCTGCTCAGCCCCGACTACATGTCTCGCCTGTTCACCGATCCCCTGGGTCACCAGATGATCGCAGCCGCCATCATTCTGCAGGTCATCGGATACCTGGTCATCAAGCGCATGATCCGAATCGAAGTGTGAGGAAAACGAGGAAACATCATGTTTGATCAACCGATCTTCGCATTCATCATCTTCGCCTTCCTTTCGCTAGCCTTCTTCCTCGTCATTTGGGCGCTGGTGCGCACCCGCGTCGATGTCAGGCGCAGGGTCATGGCCGGATCGGCCGAAGCCATCGGGGGCCAGGAGGATCACAAGTGGACGGAGCAGGCCGAAAAGATCCTGGCTCCGCTGGGAGAAATGCTGAGGCGCTCTCCCGAGGATCTGGCCAAAGAGAGACGAAAGCTGGTTTATGCGGGCTTCAGGCGCAAGAAGGCCGTGTTTCTCTTTTACGGAATCAGGGTGCTGCTGGCCGGCTTTCTCCTGCTGCTCAGCGTCGTCACGGGCGTGCTCTGGACCAATCCCATCCTGGCCGTGGCGGGTTCGCTGCTGCTGGGCATGGCGGTTCCCGACATCGTTCTCAGGCGCATGGTGGCCAAGCGGCAACGCCGGATTCAACTGGGTCTGCCCGACATGATGGACCTGCTGGTGATTTGCACCGAGGCCGGAATGGGCCTCGACCAGGCATTGATGCGCATCAGCCAGGAAATGGGCAACAGCGCGCCTGAACTGGCTCAGGAGCTGCGCCTCTACGTGCTCGAAGTCAACGCGGGCAAGAGCCGGGCCGAAGCCCTCAGGCACCTGAGCGGACGGACCGGCGTGGACGACCTCAAGTCCCTGGCCTCGGTCATCCATCAGGCCCAGCATTTCGGGACCAGCATCGCCGACTCGCTGCGCACCTTCGCTGACGATCTGAGGGTCAAGAGGCGCCAGAGGGCTGAAGAACTGGCGGCCCAGCTCAGCGTCAAGATCATCTTCCCGCTCATCCTGTTCATCTTCCCGGCCATCTTCGTGGTGGTGCTGGGACCGGCAGTCATCCGGATTTTCAAGGACTTCTTGCCTGGGCTGTCCAACTAGAAAAGCGAGTCGAGGAATCATGCTCTCACACCAGCGAATTCTCACCCTCCTTGCCTTGTCGGGCCTGCTCGCAGGCTCGGGTTGCGTGCGCAAAGCCACTCCCTTGCAATGGACCGGAGCAGGCCAGACGCCGGGACGGCAGGCGCCCGAGGGCGTCCGCCAGATCGAGCGTCTGGACGGCCAGGCCTCCTTTGTTGGCAGCGCAGACCAAAACGGAGCCTTGCGCCTGACGCAGATGGTTGAAGGGCAGCCCGAATCGGCCCAAGAGGCTCTGGAGACGGCGGCCAGCCTTCTGCAATCGCGTCATCTGCTCGACGCGCGCCACATCCTGGCCGGTCTTGACCGCTTTGCGCCCCTGCAGCCGAAAGAAAACCGGCGGGCGGCCGAGATGTGGCTGCAGTTGGGTGAGACGAAAAGAGCTCAGGCCCACCTTCAACTGGCCCTTCAAGAGGAGCCCGCGGACGCCCCGACGCTGACAGCCTGGGCCTCCGCTCAGGTGGCCCTGGGGCAGCCCGAGGAGGGTCTGCGCACCATGCTGCGCGCCACCCGGGCCGCGCCTGAGGACTTCGGATTGCGCCGATCCGCGGCGCTGTTGGCCATCGGCCTGGGCAAGAGCGAAGAGGCTCTGCCGCTTCTCGTCAACCTCAGCCCGGAAGCCGCTCCCCGCGTTCACCGCGAAATGGCCGCTCTGCACGTGCGCCAAGGCGATTTCCGGCAGGCCTGTCTGCGCCTTCTGAGCGTCTTCCCGCCGGCCCAGGCTTTGAACGCCCTGGGCGAAATGCTGGCCGGCTCCGAAGAGTGGCCCCTGGCCTACCAGGCCTTTCAGACCGCTCTGGCCGACGACCCCGACGACCCTGCCATCCTCCTCAACCTGCGGGAGGCCGGCTGGAATTTTCCCCCGCCCGCCAGCGTAGACGCTGAACCGCTGCGGGGAGGGTGCCGTTCCTTTCTTCAAAGGGCGGCCCGCTTGCAGGTTGATCCCGAGAACGCAAGCCGACTTGCGGATTCGTCCTCACACGTGGACCTGGAGTTAGAGGGCCAGGTCGGGCACCGCGCCGAGGACACCTTCGCCTTTTTTCCCAAGCAGGCTTTGCTCAAGTCCCTCTTCAGGTTTGAAAGCAACAGCGCAAGCAAGGACCGAACACCAAGTGCATTGGGGGGTAGCAACCGTGAGCGCCGAATCCAGTGAAGCCATTCACAACACCGTACGCGTCTTCATCTCCGAAACGCCCGACTTGACCGAGTGGGCCCGTAGTCTCGATCGCAAAGAACTCCTCCAGGAGCTGGAACTCGTCGAGTACAGCATGCAGGAGGGGACCTACATCGTTCCCCCTTCACCTCTGGTCGGCCTGGTGCAGGGCGCCGGCTTGAAGCAGAGATGGAGAACGACCCTGAAGGCCCTGCGCCCTTTCCTCCCTAGCCATATGCGGTCATCGGAAAGGGAGATGTGCGCCATCGGGCTGGTCTGGTGCGAACTGCTGATGGATACCTGCTCCAGCAACAACGGAGGAGATCCTCCCTTTCGCGAATCCCTCAGCGACTACCCCTACCGTGCCCGAAGCTGACTAACGCACTCCGAGCACTCCGGCTCAACTGTAGGAATTCTTTACAACTCGCCGAAACCCGCTTCGGACCGCTCCAGTGCGAGGTTAGACGCCGCGCCCAACCTTCGCTCTCCGTTGAGTGTTAAGTAAACCTAACAATCGTTAGCTTCGACTAGCCCTTTGAGGGTTACCACCAACCCTTGCCCAAGTAGCCGCCAAATGGGGCAAATCCCTGCCCGAGATGGCTGGATCCTGGTTTTGGCACGGCGGGTGCATCAATACCCGCAGACGGCAGGATTCCGTCCACGTGCGAGCCCGAAATTCGACGAACAACACTACTGATCGGGAGAAGCGCGAATGAGGCGTGATAGACGTAGCTATTTGAGAAAACCAGTCGAGATAGAGGTGGAGATCAAGACCTCGTCAGCAGATTGGGTCAAGGTCGCGGTCGTCAATGTGAGCCCGAAAGGCATTTGCTTGAAGTGCCCGAGCGAAGCCGGAAGGGTCAGGGGTGAGGTGTCGATCTCGGCCGGCTCGGCTTTGGCGGGAAAGGCCTCAGTCCGTCATCAGGACTTTCTCGACGACGGCAGTTCCCTGCTGGGACTGGAGTTGCTGCCCGGATGCGAGGAGGAAGAATCGATCGGACCCGACAACTGCTGGACCCTGCGCCTGCCCGGTGCGGCAAACGACTACGCCTTCAAATACTACGACCGGCTTCGGCGCATTGACGCCTACATCCAGGAGCACTTCGAAGGAAAGATCTCCCTCGGCGACGCTGCCCAAGTCGCAGCCCTGGAGAGAAGCTACTTCTGCCGCTACTTCCATGAGAAGGTGGGGATGAGCTTCACTCAGTACCTGCAGCGGGTGCGCCTGCGCAACTGCATCGACATCCTGTTGCAAGGCGACTCCTCCATTACCGAAGCCTGCTACCAGTCCGGCTTCGGCGATCTGCGCCACTTCGAGCGCACCTTCCGCAAGTGGACCGACCTTTCACCCACCGACTTCCGAAGCCTGGCTGTGCCCTAGGGCAACTAGGTGGCCAACAAGTCTGAAACCCAGGGTGTCGCTCGCCTTCAGAGGGTGTCGCAAAAGTCTTCAACATGACACTTCGAACGGCTCGTTATTCCACCCCTTCGGGGTTTCTTTAGAGGTGCTTCCATTACCCAGGGTGCCGCTCACGCGCTTCGCGCCCTCGCTGTACCCTGGGCTAACGAATTGCACCCCTTCGGGGTTCTCAAAGAGCAAGAAAGTGCTTTTCGAGACGCTTTGCGACTGGTTCGGGCTGCACTTTTGCGACACCCTCTTCAGCGAGCCCGGACTTTGACTTTAAACACGGTCGCTGGGCTGGCCAGTCTGTCCCTGTCAGGGACAAGAACGGAGGGCCCTGGCTCAGAACTTATGACCGGCGGCACTCGTCCGTTTGCCCGCCTGCCGCTGAACGTGCCAACATGCGGGATATGCAGATTGTTGATGCGGCTGTCGAGAACTATCTGGAGCAACGAGCGGGAGAGCGCGATGAAGTCCTTCATGAGATGGAGGCCTACGCCTCCGACCAGGATTTCCCCATCGTGGGACCTCTGGTGGGCCGTATCCTGACCCAGATGGCGCTGCTGACCGGCGCCCGCCGCGTGCTGGAACTGGGATCAGGGTTCGGCTATTCGGCCTACTGGTTCGCCCAAGGCATGGATGAGCAGGGCGAGATCATCCTCACCGAGTACAAGCGGGAGAACCTGGAGAGGGCTTCCAGGTGGCTGCTCAAGGGCAAAGTGCGGCCCCGGGCCCAGATGCTGGCGGGGAATGCGCTGCAAAGCCTGGCCCGGCAGCAGGGCCCCTTCGACATCGTTTTCTGCGACATCGACAAGCACGACTATCCCCAGGCGCTGGAGGCGGCGTTGCCCAAGCTGCGTCCGGGCGGCTTGATGATCACCGACAACGTCCTCTGGCAAGGCAAAGTGGCCGACCGGCATCCCGACCCCGAGGACGATGCCCTGGCGGGCGTTCTGGAGTACAATCGCCGAGCCTTTGAGCGGACCGATCTGTGGACCGTCATCCTTCCCGTCCGTGACGGCCTGGCCGTGAGCTTCAAACGCCCATGACGAACTGGCACCTGGTCCTGCTGCTCTTCTACTCGGCGCTGCTGATCGGCCTGGGAATCTGGACGGGGCGCCGCGTGGCCACCTCGCAGGGCTTTTTCGTCGCCGAAAGGCGGCTCTCTCCCCTCTTGCTTTTCGCCACCATGCTGGCCGCCAACATCGGGGCGGGTTCAACCGTGGGGGCGGCCGGATTGGGCTACCGGGACGGACTCTCGGCATGGTTTTGGGTGGGGTCGGCAGGCATCGGCTCCATCCTGCTGGGACTGTGGATAGGCCCCCGCATCTGGAAAGTGGCCCGCCAGCACGATCTGCAAACCGTTGGCGACTACTTGGAATTCCGCTACGGAGCGCCCGTGCGTGGCGTGGTCTCTTCCCTGCTCTGGGTCGCCACCTTGGCCATCCTGGCGGGCCAGTTCATCGGGATGGCCTGGATTCTCAACGTCATCACCGGAATCCCCAAGTGGGCAGGCTGCCTGATCAGCGGATCGGTCATGATCCTTTACTTCACCGCCGGAGGCCTGGTTTCCTCTGTCTGGGTCAACTTGGTCCAACTGGTGGTGCTGCTGGCCGGCTTCGCCTTGGCCTTGCCGCTGGTGCTGCAAAGCGCGGGGGGATGGCAAGGCATTGTGTCCGGCTTGCCGCCATCGGCCCTCGATCCCTGGGCCGGAGGGCACGCTTGGGATCACCTGGTGCTGCTGGTTCCGGCCTTTATCGTCTCGCCCGGGTTGCTGCAGAAGATATACGGCGCCCGCGACGCGCGCACGGTCCGTCTGGCCGTAACCGGGCAGGGACTGTTTCTGTTGCTCTTCGCGCTGGCTCCCATGGCGCTGGGGATGGCCGCCCGCGCCCTCTATCCAGGCCTTCAACCGCCGGTCCCCGGTCAGGCGGTCGACATCGCCCTTCCTCACCTGCTGGTGCACGCCCTGCCGGCCTGGGTAGGAGCCATCTCGCTGGCCGCCATCCTTTCCGCCGAAATCAGCTCCGCCGACGCCGTCCTTTTCATGCTGGCCACTTCTCTTTCAAAGGATCTCTACAAACGCTTTTTGCGCCCCCAGGCCGATGATGCCCAGGTGCTCCGCACGGCCCGGGCGGCGGCCCTGGGCGGCGGACTCTTGGCGGTGCTACTGGCCATGGCTTTAAGCTCGGTGGTGCACGCCCTCAGCATCTTCTACACCCTGTTGGGACTGAGCCTGCTGGTGCCCCTCCTGGCCGGACTCTGCATGGGGGGCGGAACCACCCGGGCAGCTTTGGCGGCCATCTTCACCGCGATCGGCGTCCACCTGCTGGCCGACAGCCTCCTGGACGCCCCCTTGGCCGGCTGGCTCACGCCTCAGCTTCTCGGCTTCTTGAGCTCGGCGCTGGCCTTCCTGTTGTTCTACGTCCTGGCCCGCCGACGCGGCGCCCGGCCCGGCCACTAGGTGGCCAACAAATTCACACACGCGTCAAGTTCAGCGACCGCGGTAAAGACCCAATGCTCCCGGCGGCATGAGGGCGCTCGCTACCGCTAGCCGCCAGGCTCACTGCCCTGGTGGGAGGCCACGCGGACCATCACCGTGGCTTGTTCGTCGCTGTAGACCTTGCGGAAGGTCCCCGAGGCTTCCAGCAAATAAAGGAGGGGCATGCGGCTGGGACCCAGCACCAGGTTGGCCGTCCTCAGGTCGGGATCGCGCTGCCAGTCGCCATGGTAGCCGAACCAACTGTTGGTGTTGAGTTGCAGCCGGCGCTCGCCCGAGATGTTGGTGCGGCCGTCGATGGAAACGGGCAGACCGACGTCGTGCAGGCGCCAGATCAGGTAGCCGCCCCATTCGAAGTGATTGTAGAGGGGTCCCGTATAGCGCTCCTGGACCACGTGATCGGCGGCCGCCACCGGGAAGTGCCGGGCCACGCTCTGCTCCAGCCGGCCGTTGTCAAGCCAGACCCATTTGCCCGTCAGCAAAAGACCGGCCAGCAGCCAGACTCCGGCCCAGGGCAAATGGCGTGCAGCCAGGCGCTCCTCCGGCTTGTCTTCAGGGTCGAGTACGGTTCCAGCCAGGCAATCGCTGAGGATCAGGGCCGAAGAGATGGCGGCGAACCAAACGTCGCGGGCCGCCCGATGCGAGAGGTAGATTCCCGCCAGCAGCAGCAAAATCGCAAAGACGTCGCGCCGCCGTCTCCAGCCCAAGGCGGCGGCGGCTCCAACGCTCATGAAGAGGAACGTCCACTCGTGGATGGTGCGGAACTGAGGGGCTTGCAGCTCCTGGACCAGACGGAAAGGCGTGGTCTCCCGAACCAGTTCGGCTATCACGGTCCAGAGAAAGACATGGTGAGGAGTCAGCAGCGTGGCCAGCAGCGAGACGCCCAGCACCTTGGCCACCGCCCGCGGGTCGAAGTGGCGCTGCGGGTCGCCATAGCCCATCCGCCCGGCCAGTCCGTCGAGCAGCGCGAAGCCCATCACGGCCAGCCCGTAGACAAAAACGATATGGATATTGGCCCAGACCCAGAAGAGCGGAACCGTCCACCACAGCCAGCCGGGCCGGCTGCGTCCCTTCCACAGCACCACAAGCAAGGCGGCGAAGAGGAGAATGGAAAGCATCCAAGGCCGGTCGTAAATCAGTCCCAGCATCGAGACCATGGCCGCCGCGCTGAGGATGAAAGGCAGCAACGAACCCCTGGTTTGGCGGCGAACCAGCCACAGGATGGTCCCGGCTGCGGCCAAGGCCAGCACCAGTGTGTAAAGGATCATCGCCCTCAGACCCAGCAGGTCATAGAGGCCGTACATGAGGACTTCGTAGAGCCAACTGTAGGCCATCCACTCCCGGCCCTCGGCACCCATCCGGGTGAAAGGGTCGGTAGTAGGCAGCTTGCCGTTCTCGACCATCCAGCGTCCGGCCGAGAGATGCCACCAGATGTCGGTGTCGGTGATGGGCTGCAAGGCTTGCTGGGCGGGAAGCCACAAGACGACGGCCACCATCAGCGTCCGGCGGAAGAGCGGTTCAAAGGAACGCAGCACGAGCAGGATTTTCTCACGCCGAACCTAACCGGGCAAGGAGGGACGAATCCGTTCCGCCAGGTAGAGAACCCTTGTTCCCGAGGTCAGCACCCTGCGATGCCTGAGGCGAAAGTGCTTCCTAAGGCACTCCTCGAATAAGGCCTGGTTGTAGTCGCGGTACTGGTCAGGCTTGTTCCTGAGCAGGGCTTGGGCCATAGGGTCTTCCTTGCTAACGAACTCGATGATCAGACTCGAGTTCAGCGAGGCGAGCCAATCGATGAACTCGTCCAGCGGGATATTGGCGCCGATCACCATGTGATGGACTAAGGCCAGGCAAAGGGTCAGGTCGGGGGTTCCTCTGGCGCTCAGTTCTCGCCGTTCCCGGCAACGCCATCCCAGATCAGGAGAAGGATCGGCCAGATTGACGACCAGAGGCAGGATCTTGCGGTTTCCTTCATGCTTGAGTTGCCGGTAGAGTCGGCCTACCGTAAGGGAGTCGCTGTCGATCGCGACCACATAGTCGGCCGCCTCCGCCGCAATCCGGCTGAATTCACCTACGTTGCATCCCAGATCCCAGACCAGGTTGGGGCCGATCATGGACACTCCGCGGCGCACGAAGTCGGCCTTGGCTTGCTGATCTCCATCGCTGTAGCTGTGCTGCCGCACATAGTCGGACCAGGGCGAGGAACCTTCCGTCTTGCGCAGCCTGGCGATCAGCCTGTGCAGATTCTGGACGTTGCGCTCGATTAAAGACTTATCGAATCCGGCTTGTTGGATCTGCCCCTTGACGGGCTGGCGGCTATGGGCAAACCTGTTCTCAAGTTTGCTCTGCAAATAGACGTGGCTGAAAACGCCCCTCCTAAAGCGGTCTCTCAACGACATCAAGGCGTCGCACTGGGCGGGCGTGATGCCCTCGATGCTTCCCCTCAGAAAAGGGCGGAAATCGACTTTCTTGTAAGCCTCGAGGAGCAGAGGATTGAGGAAAAGCTGGCAAAACTGGCGGTAGCCGGACCAAGGTTCCCCCTGCTCCAGGCGCTGGAATGAGAGCACGTCTATGAAGACCGGGTCGGTCCCATGCCATTGTACGTTGTAAGGGGAGGAGTCCTTCATGAGCATGTCGGCGGCCAAAGCCCTGCGCAGCAAGTCCAGATGCAGCAGTGCGGCGTCCTTCAACATGTCGAAGGACCACTCGTAAGGGTATGAAATGAACGGTATGCGCTGGTGTCTGAGAAGGCCTGGCCAGGACTCGGGCGAGAAACTCACCTCAGGCCCCAACTCTTCCCAGCCGGCTTCCTCGGTTGCGATGATCTTTTCCTCTTGAAGGCACTGCCGGAAAAAATCGGAGGAAGAGAGCGCGCGCCATTCTGCCTGCCCCTGCCGACTCAGG
It contains:
- a CDS encoding CpaF family protein; the protein is MNPSTDTFQNESLQADYSRVKNDLHAKILDQIDLERLERLDEGTARDQIRGVVRRIMIEERTPLSRTEREKVSEDILHEFFGLGPLEPILADQEISDILVNGSGQIFIEKRGRLQKVDSRFDNDEHLMRIITRIVSRVGRRIDESSPMVDARLADGSRVNAIIPPLALDGPALSIRRFGQTPLQSEDLLRNKTLTQQMLDLMRSCVAAKLNVLISGGTGAGKTTLLNVVSGYIPEGERIVTIEDAAELQLHQSHVVRLETRPPNIEGKGAVRQRELVINALRMRPDRIIVGEVRGAEAVDMLQAMNTGHEGSLTTIHANSPRDALSRLETMVSMANLNIPDRVIRQQIASALDLVIQVARLTDGTRRIVSISEITGMEGQVVTMQEIFAFKRQGIDEEGNVLGRFGATGIRPKFTERLDQAGVSLPKEMFLSGLAGAKEKWR
- a CDS encoding type II secretion system F family protein, which encodes MIIEWIALGLIFLSVFWLVLTVTRVVAEWPARRRLEQRLTGMREELGDSTQEAVEALLRRQDNAGFIGKIAGLAELREKTSLYVQQAGLDIRPSNLFGLSILCGLAAAVLMLILPVPTFVAPIVAVGACAVPFVYVSVRRSKRFRAFEETFPEAIAMLSRAVRAGYAFSAALRLIATEMPDPLAKEFRTTFEQQNLGMPLDEALGNLQRRVPLPDVAIFTTLLCIQLETGGNLAEMLDNLANVMRERFKLLRQVQVFTAEGRMSMYILCALPPVAAVLFSLLSPDYMSRLFTDPLGHQMIAAAIILQVIGYLVIKRMIRIEV
- a CDS encoding type II secretion system F family protein, with amino-acid sequence MFDQPIFAFIIFAFLSLAFFLVIWALVRTRVDVRRRVMAGSAEAIGGQEDHKWTEQAEKILAPLGEMLRRSPEDLAKERRKLVYAGFRRKKAVFLFYGIRVLLAGFLLLLSVVTGVLWTNPILAVAGSLLLGMAVPDIVLRRMVAKRQRRIQLGLPDMMDLLVICTEAGMGLDQALMRISQEMGNSAPELAQELRLYVLEVNAGKSRAEALRHLSGRTGVDDLKSLASVIHQAQHFGTSIADSLRTFADDLRVKRRQRAEELAAQLSVKIIFPLILFIFPAIFVVVLGPAVIRIFKDFLPGLSN
- a CDS encoding helix-turn-helix domain-containing protein, whose product is MSISAGSALAGKASVRHQDFLDDGSSLLGLELLPGCEEEESIGPDNCWTLRLPGAANDYAFKYYDRLRRIDAYIQEHFEGKISLGDAAQVAALERSYFCRYFHEKVGMSFTQYLQRVRLRNCIDILLQGDSSITEACYQSGFGDLRHFERTFRKWTDLSPTDFRSLAVP
- a CDS encoding O-methyltransferase, with protein sequence MQIVDAAVENYLEQRAGERDEVLHEMEAYASDQDFPIVGPLVGRILTQMALLTGARRVLELGSGFGYSAYWFAQGMDEQGEIILTEYKRENLERASRWLLKGKVRPRAQMLAGNALQSLARQQGPFDIVFCDIDKHDYPQALEAALPKLRPGGLMITDNVLWQGKVADRHPDPEDDALAGVLEYNRRAFERTDLWTVILPVRDGLAVSFKRP
- a CDS encoding sodium:solute symporter family protein, with protein sequence MTNWHLVLLLFYSALLIGLGIWTGRRVATSQGFFVAERRLSPLLLFATMLAANIGAGSTVGAAGLGYRDGLSAWFWVGSAGIGSILLGLWIGPRIWKVARQHDLQTVGDYLEFRYGAPVRGVVSSLLWVATLAILAGQFIGMAWILNVITGIPKWAGCLISGSVMILYFTAGGLVSSVWVNLVQLVVLLAGFALALPLVLQSAGGWQGIVSGLPPSALDPWAGGHAWDHLVLLVPAFIVSPGLLQKIYGARDARTVRLAVTGQGLFLLLFALAPMALGMAARALYPGLQPPVPGQAVDIALPHLLVHALPAWVGAISLAAILSAEISSADAVLFMLATSLSKDLYKRFLRPQADDAQVLRTARAAALGGGLLAVLLAMALSSVVHALSIFYTLLGLSLLVPLLAGLCMGGGTTRAALAAIFTAIGVHLLADSLLDAPLAGWLTPQLLGFLSSALAFLLFYVLARRRGARPGH
- a CDS encoding methyltransferase, whose amino-acid sequence is MPNVEVEPGSFRDRTGRIVYADGAVYRLLSRQGQAEWRALSSSDFFRQCLQEEKIIATEEAGWEELGPEVSFSPESWPGLLRHQRIPFISYPYEWSFDMLKDAALLHLDLLRRALAADMLMKDSSPYNVQWHGTDPVFIDVLSFQRLEQGEPWSGYRQFCQLFLNPLLLEAYKKVDFRPFLRGSIEGITPAQCDALMSLRDRFRRGVFSHVYLQSKLENRFAHSRQPVKGQIQQAGFDKSLIERNVQNLHRLIARLRKTEGSSPWSDYVRQHSYSDGDQQAKADFVRRGVSMIGPNLVWDLGCNVGEFSRIAAEAADYVVAIDSDSLTVGRLYRQLKHEGNRKILPLVVNLADPSPDLGWRCRERRELSARGTPDLTLCLALVHHMVIGANIPLDEFIDWLASLNSSLIIEFVSKEDPMAQALLRNKPDQYRDYNQALFEECLRKHFRLRHRRVLTSGTRVLYLAERIRPSLPG